The DNA window AAGTACATAAGTCATTTAATCattctaaaattaataataaaaggaGTATAGaaataatgataaaatcatacaatgattgtttttttttgtcagtACAATTATTGTTAAAATCTAGAATTAATGATAAAAggaatatattaaaattaagcCAACTGTTTCTACTCAAAAAAATTAAGCCAACAATCAGTCTTGTAAAAACTAGCAGTTATCAATTTTGGAAAACCATCAGTTTTTTTCTCCCAACAATCGATTCGAATTTTCACTTTTGGGTCAGAAAATATATATCAATCATCTGAAGcaagtaaaaaaaaactaacgtTTTCTGGTTTCGATTGATTGACTCAAAATTATGAAAAAGAAGATAGACAAACCGTTTGGCGGCCACTGAAGCAGAGGTGGGGCAATCAAAGAAGCAATTGAATACTAGAATAAAATTACATCCAATACCTTCTTGAAATCAGAAATTTACAAGAAATTGATTAGATTAGAACCTAAAACTAAGGAACAACATGATTAGCTCCTATCTAAGATTAGCAAAAACTACAAACAACAAATGATCATAATTAGCACCTAATACATGATTAGATAACAACAACAGAGCCTAATTAACCATAGTAGAAACAAATTAATGCAAACAAAAAATGCACtaatttgttcaaaaaaattaattaagaagcTCTATCATACTGCAGCAAACGATCAATCTCATCAGTGATAAACGGTGTTGATTGAATCTCTTGATCATTCACTATGGTTTCAAGAAATTCTTTTGGAACCAAACATTTCTCTTGAGAATACAACTTTTCTTGAATTGTTGAAGATGCTAGAAGAACTTGGATTTCATTTTTATGCAAATCTAACTTCTTTTCCTGCATAACATAATAAATTGATCAAAACCATCAACTTTGctctttaaaacataaacaagaaataaaattaagctACTCATAGGCTTTTTGTGAACTTAAATTGACATTTTGTGGACTATTTTGGTGTCCGAAACTCCACGAAACTCATACGAAACATTACGGAATCATTTCGGTAACTAACAAATTAGTATTTATACCTGAGAAGTAAATTGCACGAGTTGAAGAAGCCGAGTTTGAGCCTGCAAGAACTTGACATAATTGGAAGCAGATTGAAGCATTTCAGCAGTATTCATTTTATTACCACCAGGAATCAGTTTTCCAAGCTCTTGAGTCTTGTCAGTTATTTTCCTCCTCCTCTCTCTAGCAGCAATACTCTGAGCGGACAAGCTTTCACCATTAGCCTTCTTCACATTACTACTCTGCTGATCACTCCTCCCTACACTAAAACCCGACGCCGGAGCCTCAAACTTCGGCAACGAGGCAGGAATTTCCGGGTAGAAACCCGGGACAGGATCAGAATTCGAAACATATCCATCAAAGAAAGTTGGTACAAGAGTAGACTGGCAGTCATCAGAATAGATTTTTTGGCGTTTCGGGTAATCATAAGACTCCAATTGTGGTTCTTGAAGAGGAAAAATGTCAGGTGTGAGTGAGACTAAATCATCATCAGAAGATGAGAAATACGGAAGGAGATTAGTGTATGAATCCGAATAGAAAAACTCATCATATTCGAATAAAGGGTTGACAAAACTCGAATCCGAAACAGCATTAAAGCAATCATTATCCTGCCAATCGAAGAGCTGATCAGTGGTAACATCTGCTTGAGATTGAGGATAAATGTTGAAGTAGTCTTGCTGATGATCATTATGGTACCCGAAACTCGAACAGTAACTCAAAGCCGCCATGGATTAAAACCCGAATctgaaacacaaaaacaaacaatACCCTATTAGAATCAGCAGATAATAAGCTGGATTTAACTCATAAACGAGTgaaattaatcaataattaatacCCATTTAAGCATTGTAGAAGCTAGAGAGACAAAAACTAGAGAAACTCCCATGAAAGTGGAAGTGAAGTGAAGTAAGAAAGACTTATAACAATAACAAGACAtaactaaatgtttaaaaacagaactaaaaaaaatcaaacgtaaGACAAGatttataactaaaaagaaagagaaaaatctGTACCTGTATTAGAGAGAAGAAGAAGGATGAGATATTTGATTAtagatatgttttttttttagtttgttgAATCAAAGTAGACTTAACAGGTCAAATCATAACAAACCTTATCAAACTAACaacattaaaacaaaacaaaaatgagTGGTAATATATTAGAGAGAGAGAAGAGTGGGAGAGGTGGGCAGTTAGGGTTTGTGATGAGAAAATTAAGGATTAATGGGACTTACACTACGTAACAACTCTCCTATTATATTGGAGCactaaataaattgtttttttttttagtttaagaaataaaaaattaattaaaaaccttGTTTATGTTATGCTAGGGTTTCCTTTTTATTCTCAGAAACGGTTGCTCATCATTGCATGGCTGCGAGCTGccattttgtttttaatttttacgttttttatttaattacacCACTTTAATTGCCTATTTTGGATTAATTGTAGTGTTTAATTTTTCTCATTAATGATTTGCTTAATTAATAAGTATTGTCTCATAATTTTATCgtggttattataaaattaacttccCAAAAAAAACCAacgagctgtagctcaaatggtataagcgctcaGCAGAAAACTGctaaggtcgtgggttcaattcctcccacaagcgctccccctcccctaattatcaaaaaaaaaaaaaaacttcccaaaaaaaaattaggaactTAATTTCATGTAAAATGATTTAATATTGAGACTAATTACAGTGTAATAAGTcaatgtaataaataaataaaaatgtaacgagatatgtttttttttttaatttgagaaaaataaatcaaagaaaaaatttaaaattaaattagaaaaagaatagtatcaatgaaaaaatttatttagactCATTCTTGGTTGATTTCTTTCACTAGAATAGAACGAGTTATGAAGTTTCACTTCATGTGAGTGGTTCATGCCATAAATAAAATGACGGTTTGCctgatttataataaaaaggaTCGAATTTAAGTGAAAAATAATTGCTAGAATTAATCACATGAACTCTATTACCATTGACTTATGAAATGTCACTCATGTGAGTGTTCCGCACCATAAATTATGTTTAGACAAAAAAATctagaattaatatttattttttcagaaAAGTGAAATATCTTGTATTAATTCTAAAGTGAGCTTAAGATTGTACTAGGATATAGGCATTTTTATCAGAAAGAAATTGGATTGAAATTTAAATGAAGGATTTGAAGTAAATGAAATCTTTTTATTTGAAGAGTAAGTAAGCtgaaaaaactataatttttttcccaACAAATTTACATAATTGAAGTGTAAATTTCTCTTTCTAATGTACATGGTTTCTTACAATCACTCTCTCAAGTACTTCCAATATCATTCACATTTTTTGCTTCACTTCAGTTTATATACAACAACAAAATAACTCATTAGCCAAATTTCTATTTATATCTTCGATAAAGTGAGCTAATTAATAACGCTTATAAATCTCATTTAATTGTGTATGTAATAGTTTTAAAGTGTTATGAGTAAACAAAAAACAACTAGTTCTTGAAAGgcttttaaacaaaataaaaaaagaattagcCAACTAAAATTTGAAGAATGAGTTTagaaattatacaaaaaaaatataattttttatcctttattaaaatttataatcgggaaGAGGGGATTTTGGCGCTTTTAAGAAGAGTCgattctaaattttttaaaaaatttacctaTTATATATACCAATTGAGCTAAAGTTCACTAacaataaaacatcattttcactAAGATATATAATGTTGTTCAAAATGCATTATTAGAAAACAACGCATTATTGatggattttagcgacggatgtcAGTCGTTAAATCTATATTTTTCTGAAGGATTCGTTCGTCGCTAATTTTATACCCAGATTGTTTTACATTTAAGTGCATGTACTTTGTATAATCCATACCTATGTGTGTTGGCAGAAAAGGAAAAGGTGAATGAGAGTGAGAATTTGACCCTTgaaaatactttttattttattttaactacattttcttaataatataatatagtttaatttaatcTGTGATTTTTAATTACAGGTGACAATGCTCAAGGAAATTCATTCAACAAGTATTGCTTTTTGATATAGGCCTAACGCATTCTTATTGGATACAATACGGTGGGAATATGACTATAGGCTAATAGTAATAAATGATACATTTTAAATGAGGGCAATATGAAATAAACACtgtaaattgtaatttataaaaaaagtgaactattgttttggaacaaaaaataaagaaagtttactattattttgggacggagggagtataatataAGGCTACTATCAGTGGTGGAACCAGGATTTGTTTTCAGCCCGGGCTAAAACGATaggtaataattaatatataaatattatttaattaaattaattataataaaaaattaaaaaaacactacAATTGCTTAAAGTAAATCTAAAGTAAAGGGTTTTTAACTTCAAAAATACAtagccaatttaatatttcaattaaccAATCAATAttctatataatttattttaccaaCGTgagatattattttaatattctaataataaatatattcataatttaaattgattcaTTTGTGATTAGTTTTcatcaatttattaaataattataaaagaattcatcaattttaaacaactgaaaaacaataaataaaaaattatatattgtgatcttatcaattttattatattttaggactaaa is part of the Mercurialis annua linkage group LG3, ddMerAnnu1.2, whole genome shotgun sequence genome and encodes:
- the LOC126673460 gene encoding transcription factor bHLH52-like; translation: MAALSYCSSFGYHNDHQQDYFNIYPQSQADVTTDQLFDWQDNDCFNAVSDSSFVNPLFEYDEFFYSDSYTNLLPYFSSSDDDLVSLTPDIFPLQEPQLESYDYPKRQKIYSDDCQSTLVPTFFDGYVSNSDPVPGFYPEIPASLPKFEAPASGFSVGRSDQQSSNVKKANGESLSAQSIAARERRRKITDKTQELGKLIPGGNKMNTAEMLQSASNYVKFLQAQTRLLQLVQFTSQEKKLDLHKNEIQVLLASSTIQEKLYSQEKCLVPKEFLETIVNDQEIQSTPFITDEIDRLLQYDRAS